TATGGAGGCTGTTCCGGAGAGCTATCTCGTGCAATGTCTCTTCGGCCACGGTGAGCATTCCGCCAGTACCGGCAGCGCCATCATAGAGGAGGTAGGAGCCGGACTTGAGCTGGTCCTCGATGGGCAGAAAGATAAGATTGGCCATGAGGCGGACCGCGTCGCGCGGGGTCCAGTGCTCGCCCGCCTCCTCGTTGTTCTCCTCGTTGAAGCGGCGGACAAGCTCCTCGAAGATCATGCCCATATCATGATTGTCGATGGTGCTCGGGCTCAGGTCCACCTCAGGCTCCAGGAACTTATTGATGAGCGTGCCTAATGCGTCGGCCTTGGACAGCGTGGATAACTGATTGCGGAACTTGAAGTTGGTCAGGATATCCTGGACATTGGACGAGAAGCCATTGAGATAGTCCTCGAAGTCGGCGAGGAGCTGCTGCTGGCTACCACGCGACTTCAAATCGCGGAGAGTGAATCTCGACGTGTTGTAGAAGGCCTGCCCGGCGGCGCTCTCCAACGCCGCCCGTTGCTCCGTGATGCCCGCCCTATCGAGCATCTCCTTCGTTTCCAGGACCGCCTCCTTGGTCGGTTCAAGGACGACGTCCATGCGCCTAATGACGCACATCGGGAGGATGACATCGGGATACTTGCCCCGCTTGAACAGATCCCGAAGCACGTCATCAGCAATTCCCCAGATGAAGGAGACGATCTTACTGTGGGTTCCCTGTTCCATGTCAAAACCCACCAGAAGTGGTTTCGAACTCAACTGTTCGTCTGGATCGCGGCCCTTCTTGCCCTAGGACAGAACCGCCAGGAGGCGATGATTCGACCCTATAGAAAGACACACTCCTTGAGTTCCGGGTCCATGTTCTCCACACCATCTTCGGCAACATTCCACCGCATCTGGCATAGGTTAGAACACGATAAATCTTTCATCGCTGGAACAGGGGAAAGGCAGTATTTGATAGCCAGTAAAAAATCCACATGCTTTATTGTCTTTAAGAACATTTCACGTGTAATTTGTGTTGATGGTGGTAAGTAATTATGTCATATGAGGTTGGGAAAACAGGGAAATGTCCACATTGTAACGTCCATGTTTGTTTCACCAAATCTGCAAGTTTGCATACATATGGCTCTTCGGCTAATGTATATGACCTAATCCTGGGGACGAAATGGAGCAGTCTTGGATATTCCCATACATTAATTGCAGAAGTATCGACATGTCCCAGCTGCGGAAAACCAATATTGTTTTATGAGCTTGAATCTGCACCCATTTGTTCTGGTAAGATAGAGAAAACAACCCATCTAGGATTTCCGCTTTTTTCATCAAGACCTATCCCAGAAGAAGTCCCAAAGGAAATCGCAGAGGATTACCAACAAGCGTCCGTTGTTCTACCATTTAGTGAAAAGGCTAGTGCAGCACTTTCCCGGAGATGTCTACAGAACATACTGAATGCTCAAGGAATAACAGGTAGGGATTTAAACGACCAAATAGACGTAGCGATAGGAAAAGTTCCTACGCATATTGGTGACAGCATCGATGCAGTACGACAAGTAGGTAATTATGCAGCACATCCTACTAAGACGAAAGACACTGGCATCATTGTAGATGTAGAGCCAGATGAAGCAGAGCTTTCGCTGGAAGTGATAGAGCAGCTATTCGATTTTTATTATGTTCAGCCAGCTCGATCTTCAAGGACGAGAGCTAAAATAAACGAGAAACTTGCTGCATCTGGAAAACAAGAATTAAAAAAGCCCGAGGATTGATGGGTGCTGAGTTTTTTTTATACCGTTGGCATGACAGAAGGGATGAATACATACTCTGTTGAGTCCTAATGATTCTTGATTAATCCTAGTGTAAGCTACGGAAATCTCGTTCTCTAATGAGATAGCTGTCGATCATATATTCAACGGCCATTTTCTTTGTTTTCAAGTCTAATAAAATTCTATCCTCGTCTGGATCCATTACTTTTCCTTCGTATATGTTCATAACAGTGCGGCATGCGATTTCATCAAGCTCTCTATTGATCGTATCTAGTAAGTTTACGAGCCAAACCATCTCGTTTTTATCCACGAATTTCCTATGTTTCTTCAATAATAAAAAAGTATGGAATGGGTTTTAATTCCACCCTGATTGAACGTTCGTAACAGCTATCTGGCTATGCTCGGATACCAGGCCCGGCGCCCGCACCATATTTCTTGAAAGCGACCTCATGCATCTGTTCACGAACCTGTCTAAAAAAGATGAGAAGCGATAAGGGAACGCAGCTCATTGCTTGATCGTGGATAGGAACACCAAGATCGGATTGTTGGTGGTCATCGTCGGGGACGCGATCGCATTGACAATGATCATGCTGAGCGGTCCAGTGAACGAGTCGAGCTTGATGATCCTGATGATCGTGCTCATCGTAATGGTGCCCTTGATGTGCCTATCGGCCTACATGTGGGTGACGGGGAAGGGAGCGGTGTTGATCGCTGGTTTCAATACTTCCCCCAAAGCTGTGCGGGACCTGTACGATTCCACCGCCCTCGCCAAGTTCGTTGGCATGCTGGTAACGGTGTTCTCGGTCATCTTGTTGTTGGGAATGGTGTCGTTG
Above is a window of Methanomassiliicoccus sp. DNA encoding:
- a CDS encoding DUF4145 domain-containing protein translates to MSYEVGKTGKCPHCNVHVCFTKSASLHTYGSSANVYDLILGTKWSSLGYSHTLIAEVSTCPSCGKPILFYELESAPICSGKIEKTTHLGFPLFSSRPIPEEVPKEIAEDYQQASVVLPFSEKASAALSRRCLQNILNAQGITGRDLNDQIDVAIGKVPTHIGDSIDAVRQVGNYAAHPTKTKDTGIIVDVEPDEAELSLEVIEQLFDFYYVQPARSSRTRAKINEKLAASGKQELKKPED